In Cervus elaphus chromosome 24, mCerEla1.1, whole genome shotgun sequence, a single genomic region encodes these proteins:
- the POMGNT2 gene encoding protein O-linked-mannose beta-1,4-N-acetylglucosaminyltransferase 2 gives MSLSQARINFLTEEQNMEHSLCRSSGSPQGWVKPARLELLPRGRLLSRAPGGARMHLSAVLNALLVSVLAAVLWKHVRLREHAASLEEELAVGRRAADPAPALRIDYPKALQILTEGGTHMVCTGRTHTDRLCRFKWLCYSSEAEEFIFFHGNASVMLPSLGSRRFQPALLDLSTVEDHNTQYFNFVELPAAALRFMPKPVFVPDVALIANRFNPDNLMHVFHDDLLPLFYTLRQFPGLAREARLFFMEGWGEGAHFDLYKLLSPKQPLLRAQLKALGRLLCFSHAFVGLSKVTTWYQYGFVQPQGPKANILVSGNEIRQFTRFLMEKLNVSQAGGPLGEEYILVFSRTQNRLILNEAELLLALAQEFQMKTVTVSLEDHAFADVVRLVSNASMLVSMHGAQLVTALFLPRGAAVVELFPYAVNPDHYTPYKTLATLPGMDLQYIAWQNTMPENTVTHPERPWDQGGIAHLDRAEQARILQSREVPRHLCCRNPEWLFRIYQDTKVDIPSLIQTIRRVVKGHPGPRKQKWTVSLYPGKVREARCQASVQGASEARLSVSWQIPWNLKYLKVREVKYEVWLQEQGENTYVPYMLALQNHTFTENIKPFTTYLVWIRCIFNKTLLGPFADVLVCST, from the coding sequence GCCTCTGCCGGTCCTCCGGGAGCCCGCAGGGATGGGTAAAGCCGGCCAGGCTCGAGCTGCTTCCCCGGGGCCGTCTTCTCTCTAGGGCCCCAGGCGGCGCTAGGATGCACCTGTCTGCCGTGCTCAACGCCCTGCTGGTGTCGGTGCTGGCGGCTGTGCTCTGGAAACACGTGCGGCTGCGTGAGCATGCggcctccctggaggaggagctggccgTCGGGCGCCGGGCCGCCGACCCTGCCCCCGCGCTGCGGATCGACTACCCCAAGGCGCTGCAGATCCTGACCGAGGGCGGCACGCACATGGTGTGCACCGGCCGCACGCACACCGACCGCCTCTGCCGCTTCAAGTGGCTCTGCTACTCCAGCGAGGCGGAGGAGTTCATCTTCTTCCACGGCAACGCCTCTGTGATGCTGCCCAGCCTGGGCTCGCGGCGCTTCCAGCCGGCCCTGCTCGACCTGTCCACCGTGGAGGACCACAACACGCAGTACTTCAACTTCGTGGAGCTGCCGGCCGCCGCCCTGCGCTTCATGCCCAAGCCCGTGTTTGTGCCCGACGTGGCCCTCATCGCCAACCGCTTCAACCCCGACAACCTGATGCACGTCTTCCACGACGACCTGCTGCCCCTCTTCTACACCCTTCGGCAGTTCCCCGGCCTGGCCCGCGAGGCCCGGCTCTTCTTCAtggagggctggggagagggtgcCCACTTCGACCTCTACAAGCTGCTCAGCCCCAAGCAGCCCCTCCTGCGGGCGCAGCTGAAGGCCCTGGGCAGGCTGCTCTGCTTCTCCCATGCCTTTGTGGGCCTCTCCAAGGTCACCACCTGGTACCAGTATGGCTTCGTCCAGCCCCAGGGCCCGAAGGCCAACATCCTGGTCTCCGGCAACGAGATCCGACAGTTCACGCGGTTCCTGATGGAAAAGCTGAACGTGAGCCAGGCGGGGGGCCCCCTGGGTGAGGAGTACATCCTGGTGTTCAGCCGCACCCAGAACAGACTCATCCTGAATGAGGCAGAATTGCTGCTGGCCCTGGCCCAGGAGTTCCAGATGAAGACGGTGACGGTGTCCCTGGAAGACCACGCCTTTGCAGACGTGGTGCGGCTGGTCAGCAACGCCTCCATGCTGGTCAGCATGCACGGGGCCCAGCTGGTCACGGCCCTGTTCCTGCCCCGCGGGGCAGCCGTCGTGGAGCTCTTCCCCTATGCTGTCAACCCTGACCACTACACCCCTTATAAGACACTGGCCACGCTGCCCGGCATGGACCTCCAGTACATAGCCTGGCAGAACACGATGCCAGAGAACACGGTCACGCATCCCGAGCGGCCCTGGGACCAGGGGGGCATCGCCCACCTAGACAGGGCCGAGCAGGCCCGGATCCTGCAAAGCCGGGAGGTCCCCCGGCACCTCTGTTGCCGGAACCCCGAGTGGCTCTTCCGAATCTACCAGGACACCAAGGTGGACATCCCATCGCTCATCCAAACCATACGGCGCGTGGTGAAGGGCCATCCGGGGCCAAGGAAGCAGAAGTGGACAGTCAGCCTATACCCTGGCAAGGTGCGGGAGGCCCGGTGCCAGGCGTCGGTGCAGGGCGCCTCCGAGGCCCGCCTGTCCGTCTCCTGGCAGATCCCGTGGAACCTCAAGTACCTGAAGGTGAGGGAGGTGAAGTACGAGGTGTGGCTTCAGGAGCAGGGGGAGAACACCTACGTGCCTTACATGCTGGCCTTGCAGAACCACACCTTCACGGAGAACATCAAGCCCTTCACTACCTACCTGGTGTGGATCCGCTGCATCTTCAACAAGACCCTGCTGGGACCCTTTGCAGATGTGCTGGTATGCAGCACGTAG